One region of Gemmatimonadota bacterium genomic DNA includes:
- a CDS encoding NADH-ubiquinone oxidoreductase-F iron-sulfur binding region domain-containing protein: IIGKGADWFKGFGTDKSPGTTIFGVSGHVARPGLYELPLGTQLDTIIFEHAGGILGGRKVKGVIPGGMSMPILPAGQLDVPMANEFLRERKTMLGTGGIMVMDETTCMVRAGCVISYFFRDESCGQCTQCREGTGWINKVVQRIERGAGNYDDIDVLLNVAAKMEGQTICAFADAAAWPVQGLLRHFREDFEAHVREGRCPFPESFVL, translated from the coding sequence CATCATCGGCAAGGGCGCGGACTGGTTCAAAGGCTTCGGCACAGACAAGAGCCCGGGCACGACGATCTTCGGCGTCTCCGGCCACGTGGCGCGGCCCGGCCTCTACGAGCTCCCGCTCGGCACCCAGCTCGACACGATCATCTTCGAGCACGCCGGCGGCATCCTGGGCGGCCGCAAGGTGAAGGGCGTGATCCCCGGCGGCATGTCGATGCCGATCCTGCCTGCCGGTCAGCTCGACGTGCCGATGGCAAACGAGTTCCTGCGCGAGCGGAAGACGATGCTCGGCACCGGCGGCATCATGGTGATGGACGAGACCACGTGCATGGTGCGCGCCGGCTGCGTGATCTCGTATTTCTTCCGCGACGAGTCGTGCGGGCAGTGCACCCAGTGCCGTGAGGGCACGGGCTGGATCAACAAGGTGGTCCAGCGGATCGAGCGCGGCGCCGGCAACTACGACGACATCGACGTGCTGCTGAACGTGGCCGCGAAGATGGAGGGGCAGACGATCTGCGCCTTCGCCGACGCCGCGGCCTGGCCGGTGCAGGGCCTGCTGCGCCACTTCCGCGAGGACTTCGAGGCGCACGTCCGCGAGGGCCGGTGCCCCTTCCCCGAGAGCTTCGTTCTCTGA